A region of Burkholderiales bacterium JOSHI_001 DNA encodes the following proteins:
- a CDS encoding TRAP transporter, DctM subunit (PFAM: DctM-like transporters~TIGRFAM: TRAP transporter, DctM subunit), which produces MPDNMLIVGAVLLALMLALLAAGVWIAVTLAICGWVGQAFFVQTQPGKNLFSAFWESNASWELAALPLFIWMGEILFRTKLSEQMFEGLRPWLNRVPGRLMHTTILGCGIFGSVSGSSAATCATISKVALPELLKRGYDERIAIGSLATAGTLGILIPPSITMVVYAVAADASIIRIFLAGFLPGFLLMALFSGYIIWWSLANPGKVPVADPPTRFMEKIRLSGSLIPCAALILFIVWVLIAGWATATECAAYGVLGALVLAAWGGSLTGANFREGLMGATRTSCMIMFILAGAAFLTKTMAFTGIPRALAEWVTAMHLSPMALIAVLTLVYLVLGTALDGISMIVLTSAVVLPMIQQAGFDLVWFGIFIVLLVEVAEVTPPVGFNLFVLQNMTGKDSNTIARAAIPFFLCLVLCIVLITVFPAIVTWLPDLVMGVEK; this is translated from the coding sequence ATGCCCGACAACATGCTGATCGTGGGCGCCGTGCTGCTGGCGCTGATGCTGGCGCTGCTGGCGGCCGGGGTGTGGATTGCGGTCACCCTGGCCATTTGCGGCTGGGTGGGCCAGGCCTTCTTTGTGCAAACCCAGCCGGGAAAGAACCTGTTCTCGGCCTTCTGGGAAAGCAACGCCAGCTGGGAGCTGGCGGCGCTGCCGCTGTTCATCTGGATGGGCGAGATCCTGTTTCGCACCAAGCTGTCGGAGCAGATGTTCGAAGGCCTGCGCCCCTGGCTGAACCGCGTGCCGGGGCGGCTGATGCACACCACCATCCTGGGCTGCGGCATCTTCGGCTCGGTGTCGGGCAGCTCGGCCGCCACCTGCGCCACCATCAGCAAAGTGGCACTGCCGGAACTGCTCAAACGCGGCTACGACGAACGCATCGCCATCGGTTCGCTGGCCACCGCCGGCACGCTGGGCATCCTGATCCCGCCGTCCATCACCATGGTGGTGTACGCGGTGGCGGCGGACGCGTCCATCATCCGCATCTTCCTGGCCGGCTTCCTGCCAGGCTTTTTGCTGATGGCGCTTTTCTCGGGCTACATCATCTGGTGGAGCCTGGCGAATCCGGGCAAGGTGCCGGTGGCCGACCCGCCCACCCGCTTCATGGAAAAGATCCGGCTTTCGGGCAGCCTGATCCCCTGCGCCGCGCTCATCCTGTTCATCGTCTGGGTGCTCATCGCCGGCTGGGCCACGGCCACCGAATGCGCCGCCTATGGCGTGCTGGGCGCTCTGGTGCTGGCCGCCTGGGGCGGATCGCTCACCGGGGCCAACTTTCGCGAAGGGCTGATGGGCGCCACCCGCACCAGCTGCATGATCATGTTCATCCTGGCCGGCGCGGCCTTCCTGACCAAGACCATGGCCTTCACCGGCATTCCGCGCGCGCTGGCCGAGTGGGTGACCGCCATGCACCTCAGCCCCATGGCGCTGATCGCGGTGCTGACCTTGGTGTACCTGGTGCTGGGCACGGCGCTGGACGGCATCAGCATGATCGTGCTCACCAGTGCGGTGGTGCTGCCCATGATCCAGCAAGCCGGCTTCGACCTGGTGTGGTTCGGCATCTTCATCGTGCTGCTGGTGGAAGTTGCCGAGGTCACGCCGCCGGTGGGCTTCAACCTCTTCGTGCTGCAGAACATGACCGGCAAGGACAGCAACACCATCGCCCGCGCGGCAATTCCGTTCTTCCTGTGCCTGGTGCTGTGCATCGTGCTGATCACGGTGTTCCCGGCCATCGTCACCTGGTTGCCGGACCTGGTGATGGGCGTGGAGAAGTAG
- a CDS encoding TRAP-type C4-dicarboxylate transport system, small permease component (PFAM: Tripartite ATP-independent periplasmic transporters, DctQ component), which translates to MLRRALDALYLGAGALAAGFVALIAVLMVGQSLARMASIRTGAVNDVVAWCCAASAFLAMAHAFKHGDFVRVTLLLEKASPRWRRALEIFSLAVGTAATAYLAWWANRFTCESWEFNDVAQGLLPLPLWIPQASFAAGALLLWVAVVDEFIIVLRGGRPSYVVAVEQRHAAGDYSADV; encoded by the coding sequence GTGCTGCGCCGCGCGCTGGACGCGTTGTACCTGGGCGCCGGCGCGCTGGCCGCCGGCTTCGTGGCGCTGATCGCTGTGCTGATGGTGGGCCAGAGTCTGGCCCGCATGGCCAGCATCCGCACCGGGGCGGTGAACGATGTGGTGGCCTGGTGCTGCGCGGCGTCGGCCTTCCTGGCCATGGCCCATGCCTTCAAGCATGGCGACTTCGTGCGTGTGACCCTGCTGCTGGAAAAGGCCTCGCCGCGCTGGCGCCGTGCGCTGGAAATCTTCTCGCTGGCGGTGGGCACGGCAGCCACCGCTTACCTGGCCTGGTGGGCCAACCGCTTCACCTGCGAGAGCTGGGAATTCAACGACGTGGCCCAGGGCCTGCTGCCGCTGCCGCTGTGGATTCCACAGGCCAGTTTTGCGGCAGGGGCGCTGCTGCTGTGGGTGGCTGTGGTGGATGAATTCATCATCGTGCTGCGCGGTGGCCGGCCCAGCTACGTGGTGGCGGTGGAACAGCGCCACGCCGCCGGCGACTACAGCGCGGACGTCTAG
- a CDS encoding type II secretory pathway, ATPase PulE/Tfp pilus assembly pathway, ATPase PilB (PFAM: Type II/IV secretion system protein; GSPII_E N-terminal domain): MSDLSLPPLALLPAERSAVPAHVSATDAPMAWPTPPYADYPAAKRFDEPEPCEVEGLTGQVSHGLLARLDMESAVAYVQVPPARGNLKLRFTQFRRITLKRPLQPGLAVLDGPVGLQLQRPEPVAWVATLAGGVQVQGHTLGHVSHVAGVFLFPPAGGVEDGAVLRTFMPRQAYERVDIGPRIGELLVEQQAASAQQVDAALQEQDALRNRKLGDILVEQQVLTPEQLLDAVEQQSRMPMVRIGEALAALGFITPQQLNDALELQKKDRSVPLGELLVRHGWVNRSDLQTALSRKMGYPIVDVAQFPAEGEAVNKLPYAQARRIPALPLLMRSGRVIVALEDPSARDAIDEIEFATGMKVVPVLARAGTLLAAVDTLYQRLGHTLWNGAAAAPEPVTLEFEADDAGKLLATLEQAHDSHESAHEDDGNQLEQSDNSLVRLINTMILEAKGQGVSDIHIETQPGRAKVKVRFRKDGVLKPYLELPHTYRSALIARLKIMCDLDISERRKPQDGKINFSRFVPGQKLELRVATIPTANGLEDAVLRLLASAKPMPLGEMGLSPANLARLSTAIQRPYGMVLCVGPTGSGKTTTLHSALGALNTPDRKIWTAEDPIEITQEGLRQVQVNPKIDFTFAKALRAFLRADPDVVMVGEIRDRETAQMAVEASLTGHLVMSTLHTNSAPETVTRLLDMGMDPFNFADSLLAVLAQRLVRRLCKQCKVALPASPQQADELLDDWLHAFAEVDKRPDREALRADWLQRFGVDGQIPRWEAKGCDHCDHSGLRGRVGLHELMLVDRDLRRLIQTSARAEELQRCAMASGLRTLRQDGIEKVLQGLTTIEEVRSSSNS; encoded by the coding sequence ATGTCCGACCTGTCACTTCCGCCCCTGGCCCTGCTGCCCGCCGAGCGATCGGCGGTGCCGGCGCATGTGTCCGCGACCGACGCGCCCATGGCCTGGCCCACCCCCCCCTATGCCGACTACCCGGCCGCGAAGCGCTTTGACGAGCCCGAGCCCTGCGAAGTGGAAGGCCTGACCGGCCAGGTCTCGCATGGCCTGCTGGCCCGGCTGGACATGGAAAGCGCCGTCGCCTATGTGCAGGTGCCGCCCGCGCGAGGCAACCTGAAACTGCGCTTCACGCAATTTCGCCGCATCACGCTGAAGCGGCCCTTGCAGCCGGGCCTGGCGGTGCTGGACGGCCCGGTGGGCCTGCAACTGCAGCGGCCCGAACCGGTGGCCTGGGTGGCCACGCTGGCCGGTGGCGTGCAGGTGCAGGGCCACACCCTGGGCCATGTGTCGCATGTGGCCGGGGTGTTCCTGTTCCCGCCCGCCGGCGGCGTTGAAGACGGCGCGGTGCTGCGCACTTTCATGCCCAGGCAGGCCTACGAACGGGTGGACATCGGTCCGCGCATCGGAGAGTTGTTGGTGGAACAGCAGGCCGCCAGCGCCCAGCAGGTGGACGCCGCGCTGCAGGAGCAGGACGCGCTGCGCAACCGCAAGCTGGGCGACATCCTGGTGGAACAGCAGGTGCTCACGCCCGAGCAACTGCTGGACGCGGTGGAGCAGCAAAGCCGCATGCCCATGGTGCGCATCGGCGAAGCCCTGGCGGCGCTGGGCTTCATCACCCCGCAGCAATTGAACGACGCGCTGGAACTGCAGAAGAAGGACCGCAGCGTGCCCCTGGGCGAGCTGCTGGTGCGCCACGGCTGGGTGAACCGCAGCGACCTGCAGACCGCGCTGTCGCGCAAGATGGGCTACCCCATCGTGGACGTGGCCCAGTTCCCGGCCGAGGGCGAAGCGGTGAACAAGCTGCCCTACGCGCAGGCCCGGCGCATCCCGGCCCTGCCCTTGCTGATGCGCAGCGGCCGCGTCATCGTGGCGCTGGAAGACCCCTCGGCGCGCGACGCCATCGACGAGATTGAATTCGCCACCGGCATGAAGGTGGTGCCGGTGCTGGCGCGCGCCGGCACCCTGCTGGCCGCGGTGGACACCCTCTACCAGCGCCTGGGCCACACGCTGTGGAACGGCGCTGCAGCGGCGCCCGAGCCGGTGACCCTGGAGTTCGAGGCCGACGACGCCGGCAAGCTGCTGGCCACCCTGGAGCAGGCCCACGACAGCCACGAATCGGCCCACGAGGACGACGGCAACCAGCTCGAGCAGAGCGACAACTCGCTGGTGCGGCTGATCAACACCATGATCCTGGAAGCCAAGGGCCAGGGCGTGTCGGACATCCACATCGAAACCCAGCCCGGCCGTGCCAAGGTGAAGGTGCGCTTCCGCAAGGACGGCGTGCTCAAGCCCTACCTGGAACTGCCGCACACCTACCGCAGTGCCTTGATCGCGCGGCTGAAGATCATGTGCGACCTGGACATCAGCGAACGGCGCAAGCCCCAGGACGGCAAGATCAACTTCAGCCGCTTCGTGCCCGGGCAGAAGCTGGAACTGCGGGTGGCCACCATCCCCACGGCCAACGGGCTGGAAGACGCGGTGTTGCGCCTGCTGGCCAGCGCCAAGCCCATGCCGCTGGGCGAGATGGGCCTGTCGCCGGCCAACCTGGCGCGGCTGTCCACCGCCATCCAGCGGCCCTACGGCATGGTGCTGTGCGTGGGCCCCACCGGCAGCGGCAAGACCACCACGCTGCACTCGGCGCTGGGCGCGCTGAACACGCCCGACCGCAAGATCTGGACGGCCGAGGACCCGATTGAAATCACCCAGGAAGGCCTGCGCCAGGTGCAGGTGAACCCCAAGATCGATTTCACCTTCGCGAAAGCCCTGCGCGCCTTCCTGCGCGCCGACCCGGACGTGGTGATGGTGGGCGAAATCCGCGACCGCGAAACCGCGCAGATGGCGGTGGAAGCCTCGCTGACCGGCCACCTGGTGATGAGCACCCTGCACACCAACAGTGCGCCGGAAACCGTGACGCGCCTGCTGGACATGGGCATGGACCCCTTCAACTTCGCCGACAGCCTGCTGGCCGTGCTGGCGCAGCGCCTGGTGCGGCGCCTGTGCAAGCAGTGCAAGGTGGCGCTGCCGGCGTCGCCGCAACAGGCCGACGAACTGCTGGACGACTGGCTGCACGCCTTTGCCGAAGTGGACAAGCGCCCCGACCGCGAGGCCCTGCGCGCCGACTGGCTGCAGCGCTTCGGCGTGGATGGCCAGATCCCGCGCTGGGAAGCCAAGGGCTGCGACCACTGCGACCACAGCGGCCTGCGCGGCCGCGTGGGCCTGCACGAACTGATGCTGGTGGACCGCGACCTGCGCCGGCTGATCCAGACCAGCGCCCGGGC
- a CDS encoding TRAP-type C4-dicarboxylate transport system, periplasmic component (PFAM: Bacterial extracellular solute-binding protein, family 7), protein MKTFPLFAASLLLAATAQAQTKWDLPAAYPATNFHSENLAQFANDVDKATGGKLKITVHANASLFKANEIKRAVQGGQAAIGEILMVNLENENPVYGVDGLPFLASSYAESKKLAAAQKPVVDKLLAAQGLMLLYTVAWPPQGIYVKKEIASVADMRGLKWRAYSPATAKIAELIGAQPVTIQAAELSQALATGVVESYMSSGSTGYDSKTYESIKYWYDTQAWLPKNAVLVNKKAFDALDKPVQDALLKAAADAEARGWKLSEEKNEWYKKALADKGMKIMPPPAKLTADLKQVGTIMLADWEKKAGADGAAIISAFRKK, encoded by the coding sequence ATGAAGACCTTCCCCCTGTTTGCCGCCAGCCTGTTGCTGGCCGCCACCGCGCAGGCCCAGACCAAGTGGGACCTGCCCGCGGCCTACCCGGCCACCAACTTCCACAGCGAAAACCTGGCGCAGTTCGCCAACGACGTGGACAAGGCCACCGGCGGCAAATTGAAGATCACGGTGCATGCCAACGCGTCACTGTTCAAGGCCAACGAGATCAAGCGCGCGGTGCAGGGCGGGCAGGCGGCCATCGGCGAAATCCTGATGGTGAACCTGGAAAACGAGAACCCTGTCTATGGCGTGGACGGCCTGCCCTTCCTGGCCAGCAGCTACGCTGAATCGAAGAAGCTGGCTGCGGCGCAGAAGCCGGTGGTGGACAAGCTGCTGGCCGCGCAGGGGCTGATGCTGCTGTACACCGTGGCCTGGCCGCCGCAGGGCATCTACGTGAAGAAGGAAATCGCCTCGGTGGCCGACATGCGCGGGCTGAAGTGGCGCGCCTATTCGCCGGCCACGGCCAAGATCGCCGAACTGATCGGCGCGCAGCCGGTCACCATCCAGGCGGCCGAGCTCAGCCAGGCCCTGGCCACCGGTGTGGTTGAAAGCTACATGTCCAGCGGCTCCACCGGCTACGACAGCAAGACCTACGAAAGCATCAAGTACTGGTACGACACCCAGGCCTGGCTGCCCAAGAACGCGGTGCTGGTGAACAAGAAGGCCTTCGACGCGCTGGACAAGCCGGTGCAGGACGCGCTGCTGAAGGCCGCCGCCGACGCCGAGGCCCGCGGCTGGAAGCTCAGTGAAGAAAAGAACGAGTGGTACAAGAAGGCGCTCGCCGACAAGGGCATGAAGATCATGCCGCCGCCGGCCAAGCTGACCGCCGACCTGAAGCAGGTGGGCACCATCATGCTGGCCGACTGGGAAAAGAAGGCTGGTGCCGACGGCGCGGCCATCATCTCGGCCTTCCGCAAGAAGTAG
- a CDS encoding putative transcription regulator, contains HTH domain (MarR family), with translation MPRTSPTPCKAAPRAKAAGATTRRGEGGIVSSSHLVSPRSVQLSELEFGLIVAWNAFSRWAVRCMAAAGCPDLTITDVLLLHHVQHRARNKKLADICFVLNYEDTHVVAYSLKKLVAAGLVQADKLGKEVFYSPSPQGEAFVARYREVREDCLVANLDMERNHDLGELARLLRTMSGLYDQAARAASSL, from the coding sequence ATGCCCCGAACGTCCCCCACGCCCTGCAAGGCCGCCCCCCGCGCCAAGGCCGCCGGCGCCACCACCCGGCGTGGCGAAGGCGGCATCGTGTCCAGTTCTCACCTGGTGTCGCCGCGCAGCGTGCAGCTGTCTGAGCTGGAGTTCGGGCTCATCGTGGCCTGGAACGCGTTCTCGCGCTGGGCGGTTCGCTGCATGGCCGCGGCCGGCTGCCCCGACCTGACCATCACCGACGTGCTGCTGCTGCACCACGTGCAGCACCGGGCGCGCAACAAGAAGCTGGCCGACATCTGCTTTGTGCTGAACTACGAGGACACGCATGTGGTGGCCTATTCGTTGAAGAAGCTGGTGGCCGCCGGCCTGGTGCAGGCGGACAAGCTGGGCAAGGAGGTCTTCTACAGCCCCAGCCCACAAGGCGAAGCCTTCGTGGCCCGCTACCGCGAGGTGCGCGAAGACTGCCTGGTGGCCAACCTGGACATGGAGCGCAATCACGACCTGGGCGAACTGGCACGCCTGCTGCGCACCATGAGCGGGCTGTACGACCAGGCGGCGCGCGCCGCGTCGTCGCTGTAG